One region of Chanodichthys erythropterus isolate Z2021 chromosome 19, ASM2448905v1, whole genome shotgun sequence genomic DNA includes:
- the desi1b gene encoding desumoylating isopeptidase 1b: MADGSSYNVNLYIYDLSKGLARQLSPMMLGKQVEGIWHTSVVVYGEEFFFGGGGITSCYPGGTILGMPDSTVDLGNTEVPRDLFLEYLSSLRESTYSPEKYHIFEHNCNTFSSEVAQFLTGRKIPSYITELPSEVLATPFGQALRPFLDSVTITPSGNMGMNGYGQR; the protein is encoded by the exons ATGGCTGATGGAAGTTCTTACAACGTGAATTTGTACATTTATGACCTGTCAAAGGGACTGGCCCGTCAGCTGAGTCCCATGATGTTAG GAAAGCAAGTCGAAGGAATATG GCACACATCAGTAGTGGTTTATGGGGAAGAGTTTTTCTTTGGAGGAGGGGGCATCACAAGCTGCTATCCG GGTGGTACTATTCTAGGCATGCCCGATTCCACAGTGGACCTTGGAAACACAGAAGTTCCCCGGGACCTCTTTCTGGAATATCTGTCTTCGCTCAGGGAGTCTACTTACAG CCCTGAAAAATACCACATTTTTGAACACAACTGCAACACCTTCAGTTCTGAGGTTGCACAGTTTTTAACAGGAAGAAAGATTCCCTCATACATCACTGAGCTCCCATCCGAGGTGCTCGCTAC ACCTTTTGGACAAGCACTCCGTCCTTTTCTAGATTCGGTCACTATCACTCCATCGGGGAACATGGGCATGAATGGATATGGCCAGAGGTAG